A region of the Lysobacter sp. K5869 genome:
ATTCCGGCTGGAGCCGCAACTGCAAGCGCCGCGTGCGGATCCAGGGCGACACGCCGTTGCGAGGGCTGCGCCTGTGCGTGCGCGATTCCGCGCTGTACGAGCAATTGGCCGCGAGCGGGCGGATCGAAATCGCCGCCACCGTGTCGCGCTACGGCATCGCTGTCCAGGGCTTTCGCGCGGCGCCCGCCGCTCAGAACCCGTAGCGCAAGAACCCGCCGTCCACCGCGATGCATTCGCCGGTGATGTAGCCCGCCGCAGGCAAGCACAGGAACGCGACCGCCGCGGCCACTTCCTCGGGTTCGCCGATGCGCCCGGCCGGCGTGCGCAGCAGCACTTCGTCCAGGTAATCCGGGTCGGCGAGCTTGTCGGAGGTGCGGCGGGTGCGGATGTACCACGGCGCCACCGCGTTGACGCGGATGCCGTCCTCGGCCCATTCCACAGCCAGATTGCGGGTCATCTGATGCATCGCCGCCTTGCTCATGCCGTAGGGCGAGCCGGTGCGCACGTGGGTCGTGCCCGAGACGCTGCCGACGTTGACGATGCTCGACGCCGCATGGCGGGTCAGCAGCGCGTGGGCGTAGCGCGAGAGCTCGAACGCGGAGAACAGGTTGATCTCGAACACCTGCCGCCATTCGTCTTCGGTGTAGTCGTTGGTCGGCTTGCTGAGGTTGCCGCCGGCATTGTTGACCAGGATGTGCAGGCCTTCGCCGAAGTCCTCGACCCAGTCCAGCAGTTCGCGGCGCTGTTCGTCGTCGGCGACGTCGGCGACGAAGCCCTGCACCTCGCGCTCGGGGAAGTCCTCGACCAGTTCGGCGCGCGCCGACTCCAGCGCGGCCGCGTCGCGCGCGGCCAGCAGCACGTCGGCGCCGAAGCCCAGCAGTTCGCGCGCGATCGCCCGGCCGATGCCGGCGCTGCCGCCGGTGACCAGCGCGAGCTGTCCGTCCAATCGCCAACGCTTGGGGTCCATCGCTGCCTCCGTCACGGCTGTTGCGGGTTGCGCGCGCGGCGCGCGACCGGCGTAGCATACCGGCCAGACCGTCGAGAGGATGCCGCGATGAAGTCCAGCCCCGTTGCCGTCGTTGCGGCCAGCGCCGCGCTCGTCGCCGCCCTGGCGGCCTGTTCCAAGCCGCAGCCGCCGGAGAAGGAGCGGCCGGTCGATCCGCAGGCCACGCAGATGCGCGACGCGATCCAGAAGCCCATCGAGAAAGCCAAGAGCGTGGAGCCCAGCGTCGATCAGGGCGCGCAGCAGACCCGCGACGCGGTCGAGGCGCAGGGCGGCTGAGGATTCGGCTCGCGGCCTGCGCGAACGGCGCCGGGCTCGCGGATCGTCCGCGAACGCGCCCGGCTTCGCGCAACGGCGCCCGCGGCCGATGTCCGGGCTTCGCCGCGCGACGCCCACGCTCGCCGCCTGCGCCTTCGTAAGCGCGCGAAACCTGCGGCTACGCCTCGCTCAACCGCACCGCGACCGCGCAAACGAAAAACGCCGCATCGGAACCGATGCGGCGTTTTCGTTCGCGCGAGGAGCCGGCGCGACGCCGGCCTCGCGATTTACAGCGTGCAGAAGCAGTAAGCCACCGTCTTCACCGGCGCGCCGTTGCCCGGCTGCGTGGCGTTCTCGACGAAGCGCAGATCCGCGGCCGCTTGCGGCACGGCCTTGAGCAGCAGGCTGCGGGCGAAGTCGGAACGGCCCAGCACCGCCGCGCCCGCGCCGCTGCCGGCGAGGTTGGCGAAGAAGCGCTCGAACGGCGTGGTCGCCTTTTCGACGTAGCGCACGCGGAAGTCCTCGGCCTTGCCCAGCTTGGCGCGCTGGGCGACGTCGTCGATGGCCGCCTGCAGGCCGCCCAACTCGTCGACCAGACCGCGCTCCTTGGCCTGCGCGCCGCTCCACACGCGGCCGCGGGCGATGGCGTCGATGTCGGCCACCGGCTTCTTGCGCGCCTCGGCGACGCGGCCGGTGAAGTCGGCATAGCCCTTGTTGATGACGGTCTGGATGACCTGCCCGACTTCCGGCGACAGCGGACGGGTGATGTCGTAGGAACCGGCGAAACGGGTGGTGCCGACGCCGTCGGAATGCACGCCGATCTTCTCCAGCGCGCGCGGCACGGTCGGGATCAGGCCGAAGATGCCGATCGAACCGGTGATGGTCGAGGGGTCGGCGAAAATGCGGTCGGCGTTCATCGAGATCCAGTAACCGCCCGACGCCGCCAGATTGCCCATCGACACCACCACCGGCTTGCCGGCGGCCTTCAAGCCGACGATCTCGCGGCGGATCTGCTCGGAAGCGAACACTTCGCCGCCCGGCGAGTTGACCCGCAGCACCAGCGCCTTGACGTTCTCGTCGTCGCGCGCCTCGCGCAGCAGCGCGGCGGTGGACACGCCGCCGACCGTGCCCGGCGGCTGCTCGCCGCCGGTGATCTCGCCCTCGGCCACGACGATGGCGACCTGCGGACGGCTATCGGCCGGGTTGCTCAGGCGGTCGAGGTTGAACAGGTAGGCGTCCATGTTGATCTGACGGAAGCCGCCGTCGGCGTCTTCGTCGGCGACGCCGCGCTTGGCCAGCATCGTGTCGACTTCCTCGCGGGTCTTCAGGCCGTCGACCAGCTTCAGGCCGAGCGCGTACTTGCCCAGGTCGCCCTTGACCGCGTCCAGGCGCGCCGGCAGTTCGTCGATGGCCGCGCTGAGCGCGGTCGCGTCGATCTTGCGCGCCTTGGCCACGTCGCCGAGGTAGCGCTGCCACAGGTCGTTCATCCAGAACAGGTCGGCGGTCTTGGACTCTTCCGAGGCCGCGTCGAGGATGTAGGGTTCGGCCGCCGACTTGAACTCGCCGACGCGGAACAGGTGCACGTCCACGCCGAGCTTGTCCTGCAGCAGCTGACGGTAATACAGGCGATAGCGGCCGAGGCCTTCGAGCATCATCCCGCCCATCGGGTCCAGATAGACCTCGTTGGCCTGCGCGGCGATGAGGTACTGCTTCTGGTCCATGCTTTCGGAGAAGGCGATCACTTCCTTCTTGGCCGCGCGCACCCGCGCGACCGCCGCGGCGACTTCGCGCAGCCCGGCCATGCCGCCGGCCTGGAGCTTGTCCAGGCGCAGCACCACGCGTTCGATGCGCTTGTCGTCCTTGGCCGAGTCCAGCGCGCGCACGACGTCGCGCAGCTGCACTTCCGGATTCTTGTCGCCGAGCGCGCGGTTGAGCGCGCGCGAGGCCGGATCGGCGCTGTATTGCTCGACCAGCGCGCCTTCCGGCGCGATCACCAAGGTGGTGCGGTCCTGGAACGGCTTGGTGTTGCCGCCGAACATCATCGCGATCAGCACGATCAACATGAACCCGAAGAACGCCAGGTTGAAGACCAGGCGGCGGGTGAAGTTCATCGCGTCCCAGACGCCGACGAAGAAACGGGCCAGCGGCCCGCGACGTGGGAGGGTCTCGTTCATTGGCACAGGCTCCGTGTGTACGCGCTCAGACTAACCCGGCGCGGGGCGGGGTTTCACCCGCCATTCGTAACGTAGGGTGGTTGCAAAGTTGCGATCCGGCCGCAATCCGTTCATTTGCGCAACGCTCGGCGGCCGGGGCGGCCCGGTTCCGGACCGGGCCGGCCGCAGCGCGCCTCAGGTGCAGCCGGTCTCGTGCGGATCGACCTCGTGCGGGCGTTCCCGCGCCATCCGCTCGGCCAGCCGCTCGGGCTGGCTGGAACGCAGGAAGCGCCAGCACAGCAGCACCGCGGCCACGGTCAGGCCGGCGATCAGGCCGATCCACATGCCCTTCGGCCCCCAGCCCAGCCCCAGGCCGAGGCCGGCGCCGATCGGCATGCCCACGCCCCAGTACGCCAGCGCGGCCAGGATCATCGGCACGCGGGTGTCCTTGAGCCCGCGCAGCGCGCCGGCCGACAGCACCTGGATGCCGTCGGGGAACTGGAACATCGCCGAATACAGCAGCAGCGACGCGGCCATCGAGGCCACCGCCATGTCGGTGGTGTAGAAGCCCACCAGCAGATCGTTCGCGCTCAGCAGCAAGATGCCGGAGAACAGCTGCGTGCACAGGACGATGGCGTAACCGGCGAAACCGGCGCGGCGCACGCCGGCGTAATCGCGCCGGCCCAGCGCGTGGCCGACCCGCACCGTGGTCGCCTCGGCCAAGCCCATCGGCACCATGAAGCACAGCGCGGAGAGATTGATCGCGATCTGGTGCGCCGACGCCGGCACTTGGCCCAGGCGCCCGATCAGCAGCGCGGTGACGATGAACAAGCTGCCTTCCATCAGCACGGTCACGCCGATCGGCAAGCCGGTGGCGAGCAGGCCGCGGATGGTCGGCCAATGCGGTTTGTCGAAGCGCTCGAACAGGTGCAGATCGGCGAAGCGCTTGGCGTTGCGCAAGACGAAGAAGAAACCGATCGCCTGCACCCACAGCATCGCCGCCGAGGCGATGCCGAGGCCGCCGGCGCCCAGTTCCGGCAGGCCGAACTTGCCGAAGGTCAGCACGTAGCCCAGCGGCAGCAGCACCAGCAGGCCGCCGGCGCTGAGCAGCATCGTCGGCAAGGTCCAGTGCAGGCCTTCGCTGAGGTAGCGCATGCAGAAGAACAGGGTCAGCGCGGGCACGCCCCAGCGGATGCCGTGCAGGAACTCGCGCGCGCCGGGAATGATTTCCGGCGCGATGCCCATCGCCGGCAGGGCGAACGGGATGAAGGTCAGGAACGCGAACAAGAACACGCTCAGCAGCAGCGCCATCCACAGCGCCTGACGGAACAGCGCGCCGATTTCGCCGCGGCGGCCGGCGCCTTCGAGCTGCGACACCGACGGCGGCACCGACAGCAGGGTGCCGATGGGAACCATCATCGGCAGCCACCACAGCGCGGTGCCGATGGTCACCGACGCCAGCGTGGTGGTGCTGTGGTGGCCGGCCAGGGTGTTGTCGACGAAACCGATCAGGCCGGTGGACACGTGGCCGGCGACCAGCGGCGCGGCCAGGACCAAGGTAGTGCGGATTTCCCGGAGCAGGCCGGGACGGGAGACGGAGGGGGACGACGCGGACATGGGGGGAACCAACGGCGACTGCGGCCGCGCATCCGGTCGGGGCGCTGGCGCCGGGTCGCGGCGGACGGCTATCTTACCCGCTCGAAAGTGAAGGCCAGGGGAGCCTTCGCTGCCAATCAGCACGAGCTCGACACGCATGAGCGCACCTACAGAAGCCACGGCGCCCGCGCCGGCCGGTCACGGCCACGACGAGCACCCGAGCCACTGCGAAAACTGCCAGGCCGAACTGCACGGCCACTATTGCCACGCCTGCGGCCAATCGGTGCACAACCCGGTGCGCAACCTCGGCCATGCGCTGGAGGAGGTGTTCGAGTCGTTCTGGCACCTCGACGGCCGCGTGTTCCGCACTTTGCGCGATCTGCTGTCTCCGGGCAAAGTCGCCCGCGAGTATCTGGCCGGCCGCCGCGTGCGCTACATCCCGCCGCTGCGGTTGTTCGTGATCGTCTCGGTGGTGACCTTCTTCGTCGCCCAGTTCGCGATCCACATCGAAAGCAGCGGCCACTTCGACATCGACACCGCGCAGAGCACCACGGTGCGCCTGGGCAACGTCAAGAAGCAGATGCGCAACGCCGACAGCGTCGCCGAGGTCGAGGAACTGCGCGCGCGCATGGTCGCCGACCTGCGCACCGCCGCGGCCGCCGCGCCGGTCGCGCGCAACACCATCGAGGCGTCGATCGTCGCGGTCGAGCGTCAGGCCGACAAGCGCATCGAGGCCTTGCGCGCGTTGCAGGGGCTCGACGCCGATCAAGTCGCCCAGCAGCGCGCCGAGGGCGTGCGTCTGGCCGGCGCGCCGCGGCCGGGCTCGATCCAAAGCGCCAAGAATCTGGCCGACGTCGAGCGCTTGCGCGACGAGCGCATTGCCACCGTGCAGGCGCAGCGCGACGCGGCCACGCCGGAAGCGCGCCGATCCTCGGATTACCCCGGGCTGATCCGTCAGGCCAACATCGAAGCCGGCTGCCGCATCGCCGAATTGCAGGTCGCCCACGCCGCCGCCAGCGAAGGCGCGGCGGTGCGTCCGCCCGACCGCCAGCGCTACGGCGACGCGGAATGCGACGACGACGAAGGCCCGCTGTCGTTCAACGGCCGCCCCTGGGATCCGAAGACCAATCCGCTGACGGTGCAGTGGTGGCCGCAGTTCGCCAACGACTGGCTCAACCGTCAGGTCGGCAAGGGCGAGGTCAATTTCCAGCGCGCGAGCAAGGACCCGGCGCTGTACATCCACGCGCTGATCGGCGCGATCCCCTCGGCGCTGTTCCTGATGGTGCCGATCTTCGCCCTGCTGCTGAAGCTCGCCTACGTCGGCTCGGGCCGCGGCTATCTCGAGCATCTGGTGGTGGCGCTGTACAGCCACATCTACCTGTGCCTGGCGCTGCTGGCGATGTTCGTGCTGATGCTGCTGGGCGACGCGATCGCGCCGCACTGGGCCGGCTTCGTCTGGTTCAAGGGCCTGGGCATCGGCTTGCTGTGGACGTGGA
Encoded here:
- a CDS encoding SDR family oxidoreductase — translated: MDPKRWRLDGQLALVTGGSAGIGRAIARELLGFGADVLLAARDAAALESARAELVEDFPEREVQGFVADVADDEQRRELLDWVEDFGEGLHILVNNAGGNLSKPTNDYTEDEWRQVFEINLFSAFELSRYAHALLTRHAASSIVNVGSVSGTTHVRTGSPYGMSKAAMHQMTRNLAVEWAEDGIRVNAVAPWYIRTRRTSDKLADPDYLDEVLLRTPAGRIGEPEEVAAAVAFLCLPAAGYITGECIAVDGGFLRYGF
- the sppA gene encoding signal peptide peptidase SppA yields the protein MNETLPRRGPLARFFVGVWDAMNFTRRLVFNLAFFGFMLIVLIAMMFGGNTKPFQDRTTLVIAPEGALVEQYSADPASRALNRALGDKNPEVQLRDVVRALDSAKDDKRIERVVLRLDKLQAGGMAGLREVAAAVARVRAAKKEVIAFSESMDQKQYLIAAQANEVYLDPMGGMMLEGLGRYRLYYRQLLQDKLGVDVHLFRVGEFKSAAEPYILDAASEESKTADLFWMNDLWQRYLGDVAKARKIDATALSAAIDELPARLDAVKGDLGKYALGLKLVDGLKTREEVDTMLAKRGVADEDADGGFRQINMDAYLFNLDRLSNPADSRPQVAIVVAEGEITGGEQPPGTVGGVSTAALLREARDDENVKALVLRVNSPGGEVFASEQIRREIVGLKAAGKPVVVSMGNLAASGGYWISMNADRIFADPSTITGSIGIFGLIPTVPRALEKIGVHSDGVGTTRFAGSYDITRPLSPEVGQVIQTVINKGYADFTGRVAEARKKPVADIDAIARGRVWSGAQAKERGLVDELGGLQAAIDDVAQRAKLGKAEDFRVRYVEKATTPFERFFANLAGSGAGAAVLGRSDFARSLLLKAVPQAAADLRFVENATQPGNGAPVKTVAYCFCTL
- a CDS encoding DUF3667 domain-containing protein, translated to MSAPTEATAPAPAGHGHDEHPSHCENCQAELHGHYCHACGQSVHNPVRNLGHALEEVFESFWHLDGRVFRTLRDLLSPGKVAREYLAGRRVRYIPPLRLFVIVSVVTFFVAQFAIHIESSGHFDIDTAQSTTVRLGNVKKQMRNADSVAEVEELRARMVADLRTAAAAAPVARNTIEASIVAVERQADKRIEALRALQGLDADQVAQQRAEGVRLAGAPRPGSIQSAKNLADVERLRDERIATVQAQRDAATPEARRSSDYPGLIRQANIEAGCRIAELQVAHAAASEGAAVRPPDRQRYGDAECDDDEGPLSFNGRPWDPKTNPLTVQWWPQFANDWLNRQVGKGEVNFQRASKDPALYIHALIGAIPSALFLMVPIFALLLKLAYVGSGRGYLEHLVVALYSHIYLCLALLAMFVLMLLGDAIAPHWAGFVWFKGLGIGLLWTWMPIYLLIMEKRVYNNGWPLTLLRYTVIGGAYFFLLSLATVALMTAAIVRM
- a CDS encoding MATE family efflux transporter; its protein translation is MSASSPSVSRPGLLREIRTTLVLAAPLVAGHVSTGLIGFVDNTLAGHHSTTTLASVTIGTALWWLPMMVPIGTLLSVPPSVSQLEGAGRRGEIGALFRQALWMALLLSVFLFAFLTFIPFALPAMGIAPEIIPGAREFLHGIRWGVPALTLFFCMRYLSEGLHWTLPTMLLSAGGLLVLLPLGYVLTFGKFGLPELGAGGLGIASAAMLWVQAIGFFFVLRNAKRFADLHLFERFDKPHWPTIRGLLATGLPIGVTVLMEGSLFIVTALLIGRLGQVPASAHQIAINLSALCFMVPMGLAEATTVRVGHALGRRDYAGVRRAGFAGYAIVLCTQLFSGILLLSANDLLVGFYTTDMAVASMAASLLLYSAMFQFPDGIQVLSAGALRGLKDTRVPMILAALAYWGVGMPIGAGLGLGLGWGPKGMWIGLIAGLTVAAVLLCWRFLRSSQPERLAERMARERPHEVDPHETGCT